The Leptospira brenneri genomic sequence TGTGAAGGCCCATCCCAAGGAAGATTCCCTAAAGAATAAGTTCCGTTTGGCGAGATTAATTTCAGAAACGGGTAGGGCTTTTATTTTGGATGATCGGGACCGGTCAGAAGGAATTCCAGCCAACAGAACGGCAGAAATGATTAAAAAATGGAATATGGAAGATGTTGATTTTACAGAGAAAGATTTTGTGAATTCAGAAACCATCGAACAATTCATTATGAATTCTTCTTCCATTCCCCCCATCGTTGACTTTCAATCAGTTGGTAATGAATACTACTTAGATGGTGGACTTACGAATAATATGGTCATTGAAACTTTTTCGCATAACGCGAAAATCATTGGAATTCATTATGAACCCAACACCATTGTGGGTAAAGACCCTGGTCTTTTGGCTAAATCCTATTTAATTACCCCTTCGAAACCTTTACCGATCACTTCTTTTGATTACACAAATCCCAAAGGAGTCAGAGAAACTTTTGAGTTAGGAAAGGCAGATGCTTTGGCGCATAAAACTGCCATCATTGATTATTTGAGAAAAGATTGAAGGGAACTTAGACCTAAACGCAAAGTTTCTTCGTCTGAAATTAAACTAATAATCAATATGCAACGGTTATGCGAATGTCCGTACCATGACCCAGGGTGTAAAAACACACCCGGTTTTGATAAAATTTCTAAAACTAAATCCTCATCTTTTTTTTCTAAATCTAACTCAAATGAAAAATACCATCCAGCTTCTGTGTTGGATTTTTTTTTGATTTTAGGAGTTTCTTCTGCGAATAAAATACATTGTGCTAAGTTTCGCATAATTCTTGTTCGTATTCGATTTTGGATCATGGATTTCCAGGGAATTAGCTCTGGAGTTGCCAGTTGCACGGGAGAATTGACCGAGAGGTAAGTGTCAGCGATAAAACTTAAGTTTTTGAGTATTTCTGATTGGTAGTTTTTGGGACTTTTGACAAGAATCCAACCAAGTTTGAGTCCTGGGAGTGCCAACATTTTTGAGAATCCATTACAAACCAGGAGGGGAAAACTGGGTGAATCTGGAATCTGGTGTAGTTCTCCGGCAAACTCATAACCCACAAAAACTTCATCGAGTAAAATGGGAATTTTGATTCCGAGTGCCTCCCATTCCTTCCAAAAATTAGCAGTGGTTCTAGAACCGGTTGGGTTTGCCGGACTCACAAGTATGATGAGTTTTGTTTTTGTACTGATACAATTGGCAATCGTTTCCGCAGAATACTCCCAGTTTCCCGTTTCTGGATTTTCTTTCAGCGGGTAGTGGACTTCTTTTAGATTTTCTAGGCCGATGAGAAAACTAAAGAGCGGATAACCAGGATTTGGTGTCAGAACTTCATCACCAGGATTTGTGAATAATTTGAAAATATAAGAATAAGCTTCTGAGGTACTTGCTGTCAAAATCAGATCAGACGGGTTTGTTTGGATTCCACGACTTTCATACTCAGAGGTTATGACTTTTCTTGTGGATTCCAATCCTTCTGCTTGCGGTTCATATTGGCTGCAGTCCAAATTGGAAAAGATATGAGACAAAGCGGAAGGTGGAAATTCCAACCCTAATTTTGTAGGATTGGAATTGGTAAGATCAAAAATCTCATTTCCAGATTTTTCCAGATTTTGTTTGGTTTGGTAGATTTTGTTTTCTGAATTCAAATCACCTAATAACTGAAAACGATTGGAAAATGAAAATTCTGGATTTGTCAAATCAACCTGCTTGGTGTAGAAATTTTGCAATTTTACGAACGAGAAATCTTGGAGAAACTCGAACGGATTGAGCGACGAGAAAGTTCATGAAACCAGGAATTTTGATTACTTTTTTACTAAACAAAGCATCAAGGCCACTATCTACTACATCTTGTGATTTCATGATGAGAAACGATGATTTTACTAAATTGATTTTAGTCATATTTGCTCTTTCGAAAAATTCAGTTTGTGTTGGTCCCGGACAAAGACAGGTTACGGTAACACCATAATCTCTCACTTCTTCTGCAAGCCCCTCACTGAGTGAAAGAACATAAGCTTTGGAAGCATAGTAGTTGGACATGAGTGGGCCTGGTTGGTAAGCAGCAGTAGAAGCAACGTTAAGAATATAACCATCTTTTGCTTTTACCATATCTTGCAAAAACAAATGGCAAAGCTCTGCTAATGTTGTTACGTTCAGTTGGACTAGTTGGGATTCATTTTCAAAGGAATTTTTATGGAATTCACCATTGAGACCAAAACCAGCATTGTTCACCAAACAATGTATATCTAACTTTAGTTTTTTGACCGCTTTGTATAGAACCTCTGCCGATTTAGGTTTGGCAAGGTCTTGAGCGATGACAACACTTTGTAGTCCAAATTTAGTTTTGATTTCTGCGGCCAATGCCTTGAGTCGATCCGCGCTCCTAGCAACTAAAACAGGAGTGTAACCTCTTTTAGCCAAAGTCAGAGCAAAATCTTTTCCAAGTCCAGTGGAAGCACCTGTAATTAACGCGTATTTCATAGAGGGAAATTTATTACGGAATGCAAAACTTGGCAATACCAAACTAAATAGTTTTGGAAATTTTGAACGGGTGGTCAATATTAGTTTTATGAGCCAACCTCTTACCCATCCGCTTCATACCATCCAAAAAGAAAGAGCTATCATCTTTATCTTAGCAGCCCTCCAATTTTTACACATCTTAGACTTTGTCATCATGATGCCCTTGGGACCAGTGTTTATGGAGAGTTTCAAAATTGACTCTTCTGCCTTTGGGTTACTTGTATCTTCTTATTCTATCAGTGCAGGAGTTTTTGGACTGATAGGGGCTTTGTTTTTGGATTCCTATGATCGTAAAATGAGTCTCCTTGTATTGTTTTTTGGTTTCTCTTTTGGAACCCTACTTTGTGCCATTGCTCCCAATTATTCCTTTTTACTTTTTGCAAGGGTTGTTGCTGGTGGGTTTGGTGGGATGATAGGGGCTACTGTTCTTTCTATCATTGGAGACATCATCCCTGTATTTAGAAGAGGGACTGCCACTGGTGTTGTCATGAGTTCTTTTTCGGTAGCATCTGTGATTGGAATTCCCATTGGACTTTCCTTAGCAAATAAGTTCGGATGGCATTTCCCATTCCTTTCTTTGGCGATTGCTGGTTTTTTGATTCTACCAATTTGTTACAAAGTGTTGCCTTCGATTCGTTATCATTTGGATTCGGATGTCCATCCAAAACAATCCCAACTCAAATCTTTAAAACAAGTCATCACGAAAAAAGATCATTTTGCTCCTTTTGTTTTTATGGTGTTTTTGATGTTTGGTGGATTTACGGTCATTCCTTTTCTTAGTCCCTTCCTTGTATCTAACGTTGGTTTAGCGATTGATGAACTTCCTTACATCTATTTTTTTGGCGGACTTTTTACCTTTTTTACCAGTAGATTCATTGGAAAATTATCAGACCGATATGGAAAACTAACTGTTTACCAAATCATTTCTATCATCGCAGTCATTCCGATTGTGGCGGTTGTCACTTTGACAAAAACTTCCTTACCTATTGTCCTGACTTTGACTACCATTTTTATGATTTTGGTTTCTGGAAGGATGGTACCGGCTTTTGCGATGATTACCTCGGCAGTGGAACCAAGAATTCGCGGAAGTTTTATGTCTGTGAACTCTGCCATCCAACAGATTTCTTCAGGAGCTGCTTCCTATGTGGCTGGACTGATACTTGTGCAATCTTCTAACAACCAACTCATCAATTACGAACTAGTAGGAATGATTTCTGTTTTTAGTTTATTGTTTAGTGTTTATTTGGCTAAAAAAATAAAAATTGCAGGCTAATGTTTGCGAGCATTACCAGGATTTAGAATGAGTGCTAAAATCGTTACTGAGAGAGGTTTGTCATCATTTCTTCAGTGACGATTTTGGGCTTGGGTAGGAGTGACCTGGCGATCTTTGAATGTCAGAACAGCTTCTAATATGAAGGATTCCATGTTTCGTATAACAATGGAAAAATGGTAATCATAAAGTTCACAAAACAACAAAAGTAAGCAATTTTTCGATCAGAATTATCGACGACCTTTTTTGCGAAATAAAATCCAAAAATAGGTACAATGAGACACAAAACAATTAAATTGCCATCTCTTTTAATTCTTTCATTATTCACATGCATTTGATGATTGATACGATCCATTCGTTCTTTTTGTTCTTTGTCATCCATATCTATTATAACTATCCGTGTTTTTGTAAAAAGTCAAGAGGGAATTACAGGCTAATAAACGTTAGTTTATTCTACAATTCTAATTTACCAGTGTCAAGAAAATCGATGATCATGAGTTTTTGAGAGATTGTGATCATCTTTTTTTCCAGAAGTTGATTTAGAATTTCTGCGGCAGTTCCGATTTCCATTCCGTTCAGTTCAGTGAATATAAACTGAAAGTTTTTATCGATTCTGTGTTCACCGATATAGGAAATAAGTTTTTCGCTTGTTTCTAAGATCAGTTGTTGTCTATGGATGAGGCCTTCCATGGTGGAAAGGATAATCGAAACCTCTGGATCTTCTGCAAAAAGTTGCATCATATGATCGTAGATTTTTGGTGATTGGAGCGGTAGTTCGTAGATGGAATCACCTAGCGCTGTGTATAAAGACTTTTCTTCTTCAAAATCGAGACCAGTGTATTTATTAAGATTAGAAACGATTTCGGAAGGTAAAATCACAATAAATTGACATGCATATTCTGGTTCTTTTAAATACCGAACAAAGTATTGGATCAAATCACAAATACGTAGATAACTTACGAAGGTCCAATATTTGAAACTTCGAATGTCAAACATATGTTTGATGGATTTTTCTCTTTTGATGGAATCTCGGATGTTCATATAGTTTTCGAAATCACATTTAAAAAGATAACTGAGAGTATGATTTGAAAATGATTCT encodes the following:
- a CDS encoding patatin-like phospholipase family protein; its protein translation is MLSVGRGIEFVDFMGVREQVLQTLVKIFPSYDVSLAIAGGGCKAFYALGVGKTLREWGVRFTELSGVSAGAAMALCILSQTEEESVEYFEEITKRNSRNFHFSNFLRGESTFPHEDMYRRTIRFGMKFDKVLESGAKIWIHSVKAHPKEDSLKNKFRLARLISETGRAFILDDRDRSEGIPANRTAEMIKKWNMEDVDFTEKDFVNSETIEQFIMNSSSIPPIVDFQSVGNEYYLDGGLTNNMVIETFSHNAKIIGIHYEPNTIVGKDPGLLAKSYLITPSKPLPITSFDYTNPKGVRETFELGKADALAHKTAIIDYLRKD
- a CDS encoding pyridoxal phosphate-dependent aminotransferase; the protein is MTNPEFSFSNRFQLLGDLNSENKIYQTKQNLEKSGNEIFDLTNSNPTKLGLEFPPSALSHIFSNLDCSQYEPQAEGLESTRKVITSEYESRGIQTNPSDLILTASTSEAYSYIFKLFTNPGDEVLTPNPGYPLFSFLIGLENLKEVHYPLKENPETGNWEYSAETIANCISTKTKLIILVSPANPTGSRTTANFWKEWEALGIKIPILLDEVFVGYEFAGELHQIPDSPSFPLLVCNGFSKMLALPGLKLGWILVKSPKNYQSEILKNLSFIADTYLSVNSPVQLATPELIPWKSMIQNRIRTRIMRNLAQCILFAEETPKIKKKSNTEAGWYFSFELDLEKKDEDLVLEILSKPGVFLHPGSWYGHSHNRCILIISLISDEETLRLGLSSLQSFLK
- a CDS encoding SDR family NAD(P)-dependent oxidoreductase, whose protein sequence is MKYALITGASTGLGKDFALTLAKRGYTPVLVARSADRLKALAAEIKTKFGLQSVVIAQDLAKPKSAEVLYKAVKKLKLDIHCLVNNAGFGLNGEFHKNSFENESQLVQLNVTTLAELCHLFLQDMVKAKDGYILNVASTAAYQPGPLMSNYYASKAYVLSLSEGLAEEVRDYGVTVTCLCPGPTQTEFFERANMTKINLVKSSFLIMKSQDVVDSGLDALFSKKVIKIPGFMNFLVAQSVRVSPRFLVRKIAKFLHQAG
- a CDS encoding MFS transporter, with amino-acid sequence MSQPLTHPLHTIQKERAIIFILAALQFLHILDFVIMMPLGPVFMESFKIDSSAFGLLVSSYSISAGVFGLIGALFLDSYDRKMSLLVLFFGFSFGTLLCAIAPNYSFLLFARVVAGGFGGMIGATVLSIIGDIIPVFRRGTATGVVMSSFSVASVIGIPIGLSLANKFGWHFPFLSLAIAGFLILPICYKVLPSIRYHLDSDVHPKQSQLKSLKQVITKKDHFAPFVFMVFLMFGGFTVIPFLSPFLVSNVGLAIDELPYIYFFGGLFTFFTSRFIGKLSDRYGKLTVYQIISIIAVIPIVAVVTLTKTSLPIVLTLTTIFMILVSGRMVPAFAMITSAVEPRIRGSFMSVNSAIQQISSGAASYVAGLILVQSSNNQLINYELVGMISVFSLLFSVYLAKKIKIAG